Proteins co-encoded in one Arachis stenosperma cultivar V10309 chromosome 7, arast.V10309.gnm1.PFL2, whole genome shotgun sequence genomic window:
- the LOC130940088 gene encoding uncharacterized protein LOC130940088, giving the protein MAILQAQNEEIAQKRKFAKQKAKMRRRIDRAMVSIEWLEAFPETCLRGGPRGLSDYCLIIVEDKMMWSGLRPFRSLDSCFTHEGFLSIVKEEWRSLGKMQFTDKLKALMDLLGRWHKANFSEMDQKILKLEEEIKKVDDLVSNIVYDGTIEARRKALVTCCEKWYARKEIHWKQMSRSRQANEMDRNTRDGQLERIDEEESMTLEVMTSGEKIREAVRDCESSRAPGCDGYNMNFIKKCRDEIGAEFTAAVMGFFQTSRLPTGSNITWVALAPKFLGAKEIKDLKPISMVGCVYKVISKILVRRMRAVMLGLVGETQSAFVKGRRIHDGALTSCEIVYWLKRRKKEAAIIKLDFQKAYDRVKWSFVDIVLQKMGLDTGGGRGLWSV; this is encoded by the exons TCGTATTGATAGAGCTATGGTTAGTATAGAATGGCTAGAGGCGTTTCCTGAGACTTGTTTGAGAGGCGGTCCTAGGGGCCTGTCAGATTACTGTCTTATTATTGTGGAAGATAAAATGATGTGGAGTGGTCTTAGGCCTTTTCGGAGTCTTGATTCGTGTTTTACCCATGAAGGCTTTCTTAGTATAGTTAAGGAGGAATGGAGAAGCCTAGGGAAGATGCAGTTCACCGATAAATTGAAGGCGTTAATGGATCTTTTGGGAAGGTGGCATAAGGCCAACTTTAGTGAGATGGACCAGAAGATATTGAAGTTGGAGGAAGAGATCAAAAAGGTTGATGATTTGGTAAGTAATATAGTGTATGATGGAACTATTGAGGCTAGAAGGAAGGCGTTGGTTACTTGCTGTGAGAAGTGGTACGCGAGGAAAGAAATCCATTGGAAGCAAATGTCTCGGTCTCGGCAAGCAAATGAAATGGACAGGAACACAAG AGATGGTCAATTGGAAAGGATTGATGAGGAAGAATCTATGACTTTAGAGGTAATGACATCGGGTGAGAAAATTAGAGAGGCAGTGCGGGATTGTGAGTCATCAAGGGCGCCAGGCTGTGATGGGTACAACATGAATTTCATTAAGAAGTGCCGGGATGAGATTGGGGCTGAATTCACGGCAGCTGTGATGGGATTCTTTCAAACATCGAGGTTACCGACAGGCTCCAATATTACATGGGTTGCGCTGGCTCCTAAGTTTCTTGGTGCAAAGGAGATTAAAGACCTCAAACCTATTAGTATGGTTGGCTGTGTATACAAGGTTATTTCAAAGATTTTAGTTAGGAGGATGCGAGCAGTGATGCTAGGGTTGGTAGGGGAGACTCAGAGTGCTTTTGTGAAGGGCAGGAGAATTCATGATGGGGCCCTCACATCGTGTGAAATAGTGTACTGGCTTAAAAGGAGGAAAAAAGAGGCAGCCATTATCAAGTTAGATTTCCAAAAAGCATATGACAGAGTCAAGTGGAGCTTTGTTGATATTGTGCTGCAAAAGATGGGTTTGGACACAGGTGGTGGGCGTGGGTTATGGAGTGTGTGA